From Rhododendron vialii isolate Sample 1 chromosome 10a, ASM3025357v1, the proteins below share one genomic window:
- the LOC131304461 gene encoding phenolic glucoside malonyltransferase 1-like, whose amino-acid sequence MAQSDPVKVLDVCRVAPMPHTPNSTAQTSLPLTFFDLLWLRFPPTQRLFFYKLSYPETTRIDTILPKVKHSLSVTLQHYIPLAGNLTWPLDSGKPIVQYNEGDAVSLTVAESEANFYQLSGNSFREAKELHHFLPYLLASQTRVPAMALQITLFPNAGFCIGYAAHHTVFDGKSIAMFMHSWASICKHDGESTLIRELNPIYDRTIVKDPSDLQKAYLNGWPEDNGANERSLEFWDIEAPPDAMLGTFQLTKANIESIKKWVEAKWQEKHTEKQAFHPSTFAITSAYTWVCLIKTRKLTTEKVHLGFMVDCRARLEPPIPSTYFGNCVTGCFIDADTNKCMEEDGVAIAAWAIGEAVGGLDDGVLKGAKELIPNYLSRLKEGGLVTIAGSPRFELYKTDFGWGRPSKVEMVSIDKSGAFYLSDSRDGNGGIEIGVVLKKHETEAFASLFASGLEYHQVREN is encoded by the coding sequence ATGGCACAATCCGATCCGGTGAAGGTACTCGACGTTTGCAGGGTAGCTCCGATGCCTCACACCCCCAATTCAACCGCCCAAACATCGCTTCCTCTCACATTCTTCGATCTTTTGTGGCTGAGATTCCCTCCAACGCAGCGCTTATTCTTCTACAAATTGTCATATCCGGAAACAACACGCATAGATACTATCCTTCCTAAAGTAAAACACTCCCTCTCTGTCACCCTCCAACACTATATACCACTCGCCGGAAATCTTACGTGGCCACTGGATTCCGGCAAACCAATTGTCCAATACAATGAAGGTGATGCTGTGTCACTTACGGTAGCAGAGTCCGAAGCCAATTTCTACCAGCTCTCAGGAAACAGTTTCCGCGAAGCAAAAGAACTCCATCATTTTCTCCCATACTTATTGGCATCTCAAACAAGAGTGCCAGCTATGGCCTTGCAAATCACTCTTTTTCCAAACGCAGGGTTTTGCATTGGATATGCCGCTCACCACACAGTGTTTGACGGCAAATCGATAGCCATGTTTATGCATTCATGGGCCTCCATTTGCAAGCATGACGGAGAATCGACTCTAATTCGTGAACTAAATCCGATCTATGACAGGACCATAGTCAAAGACCCATCTGATCTCCAAAAAGCTTACCTCAACGGTTGGCCTGAAGATAATGGAGCCAACGAAAGAAGCCTCGAGTTTTGGGACATTGAAGCTCCACCGGATGCGATGTTAGGCACATTTCAATTGACAAAAGCAAACATAGAGAGTATCAAGAAGTGGGTGGAAGCTAAATGGCAAGAGAAACATACAGAGAAACAAGCATTTCATCCATCAACTTTTGCAATAACAAGTGCCTACACATGGGTTTGCTTAATCAAAACTAGGAAATTAACGACCGAGAAAGTTCATCTTGGATTCATGGTTGATTGTAGGGCCCGCTTGGAACCTCCCATCCCTTCTACGTACTTCGGCAATTGCGTTACAGGTTGTTTCATAGATGCGGATACAAACAAGTGCATGGAAGAAGATGGGGTCGCCATAGCAGCTTGGGCAATTGGTGAAGCTGTAGGAGGTTTGGATGATGGGGTACTAAAAGGGGCAAAAGAGCTCATTCCTAATTACCTTTCTAGACTGAAAGAGGGTGGTTTGGTGACTATCGCAGGCTCACCTAGGTTTGAGCTCTACAAAACTGATTTCGGGTGGGGGAGACCAAGTAAGGTGGAGATGGTGTCAATTGACAAAAGTGGAGCTTTCTACCTTTCAGATTCCAGAGATGGCAATGGTGGGATTGAGATTGGGGTAGTATTGAAGAAACATGAAACTGAAGCTTTTGCTTCTTTGTTTGCTAGTGGTCTCGAATATCATCAAGTCCGTGAAAATTGA
- the LOC131304462 gene encoding uncharacterized protein LOC131304462 gives MRINDIEDIALFEKKFKRSFKKNINLGLATKLKQCEKEKIDALHELDVLKCNHMNLKNDMHSLCETNMVLESKVAKLQVELDKANAIFKKLSTGAQVLKEMLSVQKVTSNREGLGYAGGASKHKVEYGETDSIKPNSSAPIPLPENKARLPIKENNVKYVHKKPNSPKTKKQSGGKVNEMNSTKVIFKPPVIPIVQHNVRKAHDIKKTNNKKFVPTCHYCQVKGHTRPQCRKVHSSNTSHMHLVCSHDFIKFIPICHFCGMRGHI, from the exons ATGAGGATAAATGATATAGAAGATATAGCTTtgtttgagaaaaaatttaaacgttcttttaagaaaaatattaatttaggactagccACTAAGCTGAAACAGtgtgagaaagagaaaattgaCGCATTGCATGAACTTGATGTGCTTAAATGCAATCATATGAATCTTAAAAATGATATGCATAGCCTTTGTGAGACTAACATGGTTCTTGAATCAAAAGTGGCAAAATTGCAAGTTGAACTTGACAAGGCCAATGCTATTTTTAAGAAATTGAGCACAGGTGCACAAGTCTTGAAAGAAATGCTAAGTGTTCAAAAGGTAACTTCAAATAGAGAAGGGCTTGGATACGCGGGAGGAGCTTCAAAACATAAGGTGGAGTACGGAGAAACGGATTCTATCAAGCCGAATAGCAGTGCTCCCATTCCTCTT ccggAAAATAAAGCCAGGTTGCCCATTAAAGAGAACAACGTCAAATATGTTCACAAAAAGCCCAATTCTCCAAAGACAAAGAAGCAAAGTGGAGGTAAAGTAAATGAAATGAATTCAACAAAGGTAATATTTAAACCTCCAGTTATTCCTATTGTTCAACATAACGTTAGGAAGGCACATGACATCAAGAagacaaataataaaaaattcgTCCCTACATGCCACTATTGTCAAGTTAAAGGACACACTAGACCTCAATGTAGGAAAGTGCATTCGTCAAATACTTCACACATGCATTTAGTATGTTCTCATGATTTTATCAAGTTTATCCCTATCTGTCATTTTTGTGGAATGAGGGGTCATATTTGA
- the LOC131302776 gene encoding uncharacterized protein LOC131302776, with protein MAFWILQKEIVAVDKWMEDMLCGCLARETSREVVGAIFQMCWAIWKARNNFVFNGKRLVPSDVIEEAAKANVDYLQAVWNDLERSPPRSNQVERWSPPPLSVIKMNCDGAFKSFRSLAAFGILARDSGGSAQVWRCGRKLASSVLSIEAWALRIACMVAIQEEYHTVIFESDCKSLIAYINETEARCPWEVEAMVKDIKEWAKARNWSFNWCRRVQNRAAHWIASKCLSRDLLLFRVVFCSV; from the coding sequence ATGGCCTTTTGGATCCTTCAAAAGGAGATCGTAGCAGTGGATAAATGGATGGAGGATATGCTGTGTGGATGTTTAGCAAGAGAGACCAGTAGAGAAGTAGTGGGAGCTATTTTCCAGATGTGTTGGGCCATCTGGAAAGCAAGAAATAACTTTGTGTTCAATGGCAAAAGGCTGGTTCCAAGCGATGTAATTGAAGAAGCTGCGAAAGCTAACGTGGATTACTTGCAAGCGGTGTGGAATGATCTGGAGAGGAGTCCCCCAAGGTCAAACCAGGTGGAGAGGTGGTCACCACCTCCTCTATCTGTTATTAAAATGAACTGTGATGGAGCTTTTAAATCCTTCCGCAGCTTAGCTGCCTTTGGCATTCTTGCTAGAGATAGCGGTGGATCGGCTCAAGTGTGGCGATGTGGTCGAAAATTGGCGTCTTCAGTGCTTTCCATTGAGGCATGGGCACTGAGAATAGCATGCATGGTAGCTATACAGGAGGAGTATCATACTGTGATTTTTGAATCTGATTGCAAATCCCTCATTGCCTACATTAATGAAACTGAAGCTCGGTGTCCCTGGGAAGTAGAAGCAATGGTCAAAGACATCAAAGAATGGGCAAAAGCAAGGAATTGGTCTTTCAATTGGTGCAGAAGGGTTCAAAACAGAGCAGCTCATTGGATTGCATCTAAATGCCTTAGTAGAGATTTGTTACTCTTTCGGGTTGTATTCTGCTCGGTCTAA